A DNA window from Helianthus annuus cultivar XRQ/B chromosome 15, HanXRQr2.0-SUNRISE, whole genome shotgun sequence contains the following coding sequences:
- the LOC110910804 gene encoding inactive protein RESTRICTED TEV MOVEMENT 2, translating into MESKGAPTPTRIYQDFEPSMEWVPEDDSDTLLIYLPGFAKEQLRVQLRARNLIISGERKLHQNTWSRFSVQFPVSGNCDLNKISAKFEGNILFVRQPKLITPAAKPEEAKPITPAAKLEEAKPATPPKPVDEPNVDQNTTTEVKPTPTSTIQSNIENKEVVKDKDHPKTGVEEKGEKSEGKAREEGVYENESKKKTSEWEAEKNVLETYKRTAGALARKLKTSANGVNTIAIVVVGLVIGIYVSNSIKSWTNA; encoded by the exons ATGGAATCAAAAGGAGCGCCTACACCAACCCGAATTTATCAAGATTTCGAACCTTCAATGGAGTGGGTACCCGAAGATGATTCAGATACCCTTCTCATCTACCTTCCTG GTTTTGCTAAGGAACAATTGAGGGTTCAACTTAGAGCAAGAAACTTGATCATTAGCGGCGAGCGAAAGCTCCACCAAAACACATGGAGTCGATTTAGTGTGCAGTTTCCAGTGTCTGGAAACTGTGACCTCAACAAAATCAGTGCGAAATTCGAAGGAAACATTCTCTTTGTTAGGCAACCAAAATTGATCACTCCAGCGGCAAAACCTGAGGAAGCGAAGCCGATCACTCCAGCGGCAAAACTCGAGGAAGCTAAGCCCGCTACACCTCCAAAGCCTGTGGATGAACCAAATGTAGATCAAAACACAACCACTGAGGTCAAACCAACACCAACATCAACGATACAATCAAACATAGAGAACAAAGAAGTGGTGAAGGACAAAGATCACCCGAAGACGGGAGTagaagaaaaaggagaaaaaaGTGAAGGGAAAGCTCGTGAAGAAGGCGTATATGAAAATGAGTCAAAGAAGAAAACAAGCGAGTGGGAAGCTGAGAAAAATGTACTGGAGACGTATAAACGAACAGCTGGTGCGCTTGCTAGGAAGCTAAAAACATCGGCTAATGGTGTGAACACAATTGCTATTGTTGTGGTTGGGCTTGTGATTGGCATCTATGTCTCAAATTCAATTAAATCTTGGACCAATGCATAA